A window of the Helianthus annuus cultivar XRQ/B chromosome 4, HanXRQr2.0-SUNRISE, whole genome shotgun sequence genome harbors these coding sequences:
- the LOC110936317 gene encoding protein DETOXIFICATION 29, which yields MKSTTSEEKKNIIRSMDSDQNVPLLTTKNTTTFRSGTEDIPPITGVKELLVQFHIESKKLWYLAGPAIFTSVCRYSLGAVTQTFAGHVGTLDLAAFSVENSVIAGFSLGIMLGMGSALETLCGQAYGAGQVDMLGVYMQRSWVILLVTALIMVNLYIFATPMLLLIGQTEEIAHAAGKMALWMIPQLFAYALNYPMAKFLQAQSKIMVMAYIAGTALVLHTGFSWLFMLKLGWGLAGGAVVLNLSWWFIVVSQLIYIFSGTCGRAWSGFSWGAFNNLWSFVKLSFASAIMLCLETWYFMALVLFAGYLKNAEVAVDALSICTNIVGWAVMIAIGFNIAISVRVSNELGACHPRAAKFAIGVVVVSSFIFGTMLAILLIIFRHQYPAIFAESLEVQQAVYALTPLLAACLIINNIQPALTGVAIGAGWQSVIAYINVACYYIFGIPLGLILGFVADWGIKGIWIGMLTGTVVQTLILFLICYRTNWDKEASLADKRIKEWSGQTNVVEVQ from the exons ATGAAATCCACCACTtcagaagaaaagaaaaacatcaTTCGGTCGATGGATAGCGACCAAAATGTACCGCTTCTGACCACTAAAAATACCACCACCTTCCGCTCCGGTACGGAGGATATTCCTCCGATCACCGGAGTGAAGGAACTCCTTGTGCAGTTCCATATCGAATCGAAGAAGCTTTGGTACCTTGCTGGACCGGCCATCTTCACGTCCGTCTGTCGGTACTCTCTTGGCGCGGTCACTCAAACGTTCGCGGGTCATGTTGGAACTCTTGATCTCGCGGCTTTCTCCGTTGAGAACTCAGTCATCGCGGGGTTTTCGTTAGGGATCATG CTGGGGATGGGAAGTGCGTTGGAGACGTTATGCGGGCAAGCATACGGAGCCGGGCAGGTGGATATGTTGGGCGTATATATGCAACGATCCTGGGTGATCCTGCTAGTCACTGCTCTAATAATGGTGAACCTCTACATATTCGCGACACCGATGCTATTACTAATCGGGCAAACGGAAGAAATAGCACACGCGGCAGGGAAGATGGCGCTATGGATGATACCCCAACTGTTTGCGTACGCGTTAAACTATCCGATGGCGAAGTTTTTGCAAGCGCAGAGTAAGATAATGGTGATGGCGTATATCGCGGGGACTGCGCTGGTGCTACACACGGGGTTTAGTTGGTTGTTTATGTTGAAGTTGGGGTGGGGGTTAGCCGGGGGTGCAGTGGTGTTGAACCTGTCGTGGTGGTTCATTGTGGTGTCTCAGTTGATTTATATTTTTAGTGGGACTTGTGGTCGAGCATGGTCAGGGTTTAGCTGGGGTGCGTTCAATAATCTTTGGAGTTTCGTCAAGTTGTCGTTTGCATCGGCTATCATGCTTTG CTTGGAGACATGGTACTTTATGGCATTGGTGCTCTTTGCTGGATACTTAAAAAACGCTGAAGTTGCAGTGGATGCACTCTCCATATG CACAAACATCGTTGGTTGGGCAGTTATGATAGCAATTGGATTTAATATAGCAATCAG TGTAAGGGTGTCAAATGAACTAGGGGCATGCCACCCAAGAGCTGCAAAATTCGCAATCGGGGTGGTGGTTGTTTCATCTTTCATATTTGGTACCATGCTCGCGATTCTCCTAATTATTTTTCGACATCAGTATCCAGCAATCTTTGCTGAAAGTTTAGAAGTTCAACAAGCGGTTTACGCTCTTACTCCATTGCTAGCGGCTTGTCTTATCATTAACAATATTCAACCCGCACTCACCG GGGTGGCAATCGGGGCAGGATGGCAATCCGTGATAGCTTACATTAATGTTGCATGCTATTACATATTTGGCATACCTTTGGGACTCATTTTGGGATTTGTAGCCGATTGGGGCATAAAG GGTATATGGATCGGCATGTTGACAGGAACAGTCGTACAAACCCTAATTTTGTTCTTGATTTGTTACCGGACCAACTGGGACAAAGAG GCCTCCTTGGCTGACAAGAGAATTAAAGAATGGTC
- the LOC110933327 gene encoding uncharacterized protein LOC110933327: protein MDKWPLLFALEKEKCCLVMDRVPKSGSDGQWKWCWSRPMLNQEEVAELSDCLSFLNGVSISDVKDKWLWSPDGSGRFSTLSFRSLFSFASESGQRYSIWKGGWIKSKCDIFIWRASQDRIPTRQALPRRNILIDSSDCILCGEDIETVDHLFSACRIAVEVWEKISAWLKIPPLFAFSFGDIISIHESVGENRRAKDIIRGLLMIACWCIWKSRNDKFFSSGKGCGAEIFGEVKAIGFLWLKCRSINKGLVWSEWCKYSLYML from the coding sequence ATGGATAAGTGGCCTTTGTTGTTCGCATTGGAGAAGGAGAAATGTTGTTTGGTTATGGATAGGGTCCCGAAGTCCGGCTCAGATGGTCAATGGAAATGGTGCTGGTCCAGACCAATGCTGAATCAGGAGGAGGTTGCAGAATTATCGGACTGTTTGTCTTTTCTGAATGGTGTGAGTATCAGTGACGTCAAAGATAAGTGGCTGTGGTCTCCGGACGGCTCAGGTCGGTTTTCCACTTTGTCCTTTAGATCCTTGTTTTCTTTCGCTTCTGAATCGGGTCAAAGGTATAGTATTTGGAAAGGTGGTTGGATTAAATCCAAATGTGACATTTTCATATGGAGAGCTTCTCAAGATCGGATCCCTACGAGACAGGCGTTGCCAAGAAGGAACATCCTGATTGATTCGTCGGATTGTATCTTGTGTGGTGAGGATATCGAGACGGTAGACCATCTTTTTTCGGCTTGTAGAATCGCGGTCGAGGTTTGGGAGAAAATCAGCGCTTGGCTTAAGATCCCCCCTTTATTCGCTTTTTCGTTTGGGGATATTATTTCGATTCATGAAAGTGTTGGGGAGAACAGGAGAGCCAAAGATATTATTCGGGGTCTATTAATGATTGCTTGCTGGTGTATTTGGAAATCTCGTAATGATAAGTTTTTCTCCAGCGGTAAAGGTTGCGGTGCGGAAATCTTCGGGGAAGTGAAAGCGATAGGGTTCCTCTGGTTAAAATGTAGATCCATTAATAAGGGTTTAGTGTGGAGTGAATGGTGTAAGTATTCTCTGTATATGTTGTAG
- the LOC110933328 gene encoding uncharacterized protein LOC110933328, giving the protein MEAFSCIVAKACDAGRLKGIKLPNGGPVISHLLYAVDALTVGEWSPENIKVVARILRVFHAYSGLKINFHKSNLFGVGVDEGEIINMAEVVGCCKGVFPFNYLGIPLGANMNRIKNWDPIVKIFHNRLSIWKARTLSIGGRLMLVKSVLESLPVYFFSIFKVPCKVVDKLEALIKNFLWGGTEEVKKK; this is encoded by the coding sequence ATGGAAGCTTTTTCTTGCATCGTCGCCAAAGCTTGTGACGCTGGGAGATTGAAGGGGATAAAGTTACCAAACGGGGGCCCGGTGATTTCTCATTTGCTTTACGCTGTCGATGCTCTTACTGTTGGGGAATGGTCTCCAGAAAATATAAAGGTTGTGGCTAGAATCCTTCGGGTTTTCCACGCTTATTCGGGTCTGAAAATCAATTTCCATAAGTCTAACCTATTTGGGGTGGGTGTGGATGAGGGCGAGATTATTAATATGGCGGAAGTGGTGGGTTGTTGTAAAGGGGTCTTCCCTTTCAACTACTTGGGTATTCCTCTAGGAGCAAACATGAATAGAATTAAAAATTGGGACCCGATTGTCAAGATTTTCCATaatcggctttcgatttggaaagctCGAACTCTCTCTATTGGTGGTAGATTGATGCTTGTCAAATCGGTTCTTGAAAGCCTCCCCGTCTATTTCTTTTCCATCTTTAAGGTTCCTTGCAAAGTGGTGGATAAACTTGAAGCTCTTATAAAGAATTTTCTATGGGGTGGGACGGAGGaagtgaaaaaaaaatga